From a region of the Kaistia sp. 32K genome:
- a CDS encoding extracellular solute-binding protein: protein MKTLRTWMTAALISGVASTAAIPQAAAEDAAPVTLTWLANTNQSPNSNSPTAKEWYKSRVDSWLEKHSNVKLTVNYQGTDINAAMTRLQEQAGSGRAPDFASLDSFFLSRFYDKLQPLDGFYSAEEVEDFVPYAKAGMHGPDGKLKAIWYNTDVRALFYRKDLVETPPKTWDETLALAATLKDKASTPYVYPGGRGEAAVMEHLPMFWAMGGQLVDDNGKAVFGEGANRDAWIKILGFLKQTVDSGVSPTRVANYGSENDMYPELMRGQTAMFVGGSWMLRQLAALGDKHEWGIAPIPMSGDVGPSTAAGGWTFGVFTPDAEKQKLIVDLINYIGADQEGMAGAATANSNLPTRKSVAALDTPYFNTENVKNFNSMLAYGQARPGAAIYPTISTELQVAISSVITGQKTPEQAIDDAWNKVQQQSGQ, encoded by the coding sequence ATGAAAACACTTCGTACATGGATGACGGCTGCCCTGATTTCAGGCGTGGCGAGCACGGCGGCGATCCCGCAGGCGGCGGCCGAGGATGCGGCGCCGGTGACGCTGACCTGGCTCGCGAATACAAATCAGTCGCCCAATTCGAATTCGCCGACCGCCAAGGAATGGTACAAGTCGCGTGTCGATAGCTGGCTGGAGAAGCATTCGAACGTCAAGCTGACGGTCAACTACCAGGGTACCGACATCAACGCGGCGATGACGCGCCTGCAGGAGCAGGCCGGTTCGGGCCGCGCGCCTGATTTCGCTTCGCTCGACTCGTTCTTTCTGAGCCGCTTCTACGACAAGCTGCAGCCGCTCGACGGCTTTTACTCGGCCGAGGAAGTCGAAGACTTCGTGCCCTATGCCAAGGCCGGCATGCACGGACCCGACGGCAAGCTGAAGGCCATCTGGTACAACACCGACGTCCGCGCCCTGTTCTACCGCAAGGATCTGGTCGAGACGCCGCCGAAGACCTGGGACGAGACGCTCGCACTTGCCGCCACGCTGAAGGACAAGGCCTCGACGCCCTATGTCTATCCCGGCGGTCGTGGCGAAGCGGCTGTCATGGAGCATCTGCCGATGTTCTGGGCGATGGGCGGCCAGCTCGTCGACGACAACGGCAAGGCCGTGTTCGGCGAAGGCGCCAATCGCGACGCCTGGATCAAGATCCTCGGCTTCCTGAAGCAGACGGTCGACAGTGGCGTCAGCCCGACCCGCGTTGCCAATTACGGCTCCGAGAACGACATGTATCCGGAACTGATGCGCGGCCAGACGGCGATGTTCGTCGGCGGCAGCTGGATGCTTCGTCAGCTCGCAGCGCTCGGCGACAAGCATGAATGGGGCATCGCGCCGATCCCGATGTCGGGCGACGTCGGTCCGTCCACGGCCGCCGGCGGCTGGACCTTTGGTGTCTTCACGCCGGACGCCGAGAAGCAGAAGCTGATCGTCGACCTGATCAACTATATCGGCGCCGACCAGGAGGGCATGGCAGGGGCCGCGACCGCCAACAGCAACTTGCCGACCCGCAAGAGCGTCGCCGCGCTGGATACGCCATATTTCAATACGGAAAACGTCAAGAACTTCAACAGCATGCTCGCCTACGGCCAGGCCCGTCCCGGTGCCGCGATCTATCCGACGATCTCGACGGAACTGCAGGTTGCCATCTCGAGTGTCATCACCGGCCAGAAGACGCCGGAGCAGGCGATCGACGACGCCTGGAACAAAGTCCAGCAGCAGTCCGGCCAGTAA
- a CDS encoding SDR family oxidoreductase encodes MTTTTRKGTALITGASSGIGAVYADRLASAGYDLILVARNAERLRTIAARLIAKHGRSIDVIAADLTNPADLALVEEVLKTDASITLLINNAGVGATAPLLQSEIVKMEQMITLNVLVPTRLAYAAAPAFVGRGEGTIINIASIVAIAPEVLNGVYGGSKAFVLAFSQSLHHELAAKGVRVQAVLPGATATDFWEIAGTPLEHLPEAIVMSAEDMVDAALAGLEQGELVTIPSLPEKSDWDAFEQARAALGPNLSRAEPAKRYALAERRAI; translated from the coding sequence ATGACCACCACCACACGGAAGGGCACAGCCCTTATCACCGGCGCGTCCTCGGGCATCGGAGCGGTTTATGCCGACCGGCTCGCGAGCGCCGGCTATGACCTCATTCTCGTGGCGCGCAACGCCGAGCGGCTGCGCACGATCGCAGCCCGCCTCATCGCGAAACACGGACGATCGATCGACGTGATCGCCGCCGACCTGACGAACCCGGCCGATCTCGCCCTGGTCGAAGAGGTCCTGAAGACGGATGCCAGCATCACGCTGCTGATCAACAATGCCGGCGTCGGCGCAACCGCGCCGCTGCTCCAGTCCGAAATCGTGAAGATGGAGCAGATGATCACGCTCAATGTCCTGGTGCCGACCCGGCTCGCCTATGCCGCCGCTCCCGCCTTTGTCGGACGCGGCGAAGGGACGATCATCAACATCGCCTCGATCGTCGCCATCGCGCCGGAGGTGCTGAACGGCGTCTACGGCGGCAGCAAGGCATTCGTGCTCGCCTTCTCCCAATCGCTGCATCATGAGCTGGCCGCGAAGGGCGTTCGCGTCCAGGCCGTATTGCCAGGCGCGACCGCGACCGATTTCTGGGAGATCGCGGGCACGCCGCTCGAGCACCTGCCCGAGGCGATCGTGATGTCGGCCGAAGACATGGTCGACGCCGCCCTCGCCGGCCTCGAGCAGGGCGAACTGGTCACCATCCCGTCGCTTCCCGAGAAGTCTGACTGGGATGCCTTCGAGCAGGCCCGCGCCGCGCTGGGTCCCAACCTGTCGCGCGCCGAGCCTGCGAAGCGCTACGCCCTGGCGGAGCGTCGGGCGATCTGA
- a CDS encoding SDR family NAD(P)-dependent oxidoreductase, with protein sequence MGKSLEGKIAVITGGSAGIGFATARTFVDEGAYVFVTGRRQAELDAAVAELGPNALAVRADASSLADLDRLYAEVRSRKGRIDILFANAAAAETAPLGSITEDHVDRHLSVNVKGTVFTVQKALPLLVDGGSIILMSSVSAFTADPGLSIYSATKAAIRSFARCWALDLKERKIRINAISPGSTETPGLAGLAGPGGDVQGLFDYLGGRIPLGRLGQPSEIAAAIAFLASDASSFVNGADLQVDGGAEQI encoded by the coding sequence ATGGGTAAGTCGCTTGAAGGGAAGATCGCAGTCATCACCGGCGGCAGCGCCGGCATAGGCTTCGCGACGGCCAGGACGTTCGTCGACGAGGGCGCCTATGTCTTCGTTACCGGGCGGCGACAGGCCGAACTCGACGCGGCGGTTGCCGAGCTTGGGCCGAACGCGCTGGCGGTCCGGGCCGACGCATCGAGCCTCGCGGACCTTGATCGGCTCTATGCCGAGGTCCGGAGCCGCAAGGGACGGATCGACATCCTGTTCGCCAATGCCGCCGCAGCGGAGACGGCGCCGCTCGGATCGATCACTGAGGATCACGTCGATCGTCATCTGAGCGTCAACGTGAAGGGGACCGTGTTCACCGTCCAGAAGGCGCTCCCGCTTCTGGTCGACGGCGGCTCGATCATCCTCATGTCTTCGGTTTCGGCCTTCACCGCGGATCCGGGGCTCAGCATCTACTCGGCAACGAAGGCGGCGATCCGCAGCTTCGCACGCTGCTGGGCGCTCGATCTGAAGGAGCGGAAGATCCGCATCAACGCGATCAGCCCGGGTTCGACCGAAACCCCGGGTCTCGCCGGGCTAGCCGGCCCCGGTGGCGACGTGCAGGGCCTGTTCGACTATCTCGGTGGACGAATTCCCCTCGGTCGCCTGGGCCAGCCGAGCGAGATCGCCGCGGCGATCGCCTTCCTCGCTTCGGACGCGTCGAGTTTCGTCAACGGGGCCGATCTTCAGGTCGATGGCGGTGCAGAGCAGATCTGA
- a CDS encoding carbohydrate ABC transporter permease encodes MAEKPATWLAPLLLFIAVFYLYPLIDVIRLSFTNAGSVSQPYVYTLSSFSAVLTSPDFAAMLTVTVIFVIASVAGQLIAGLLIATLLIEGEKRRLPGASFVRSVVLIGWVLPGVVIGIVWKLLLDETGSGILASVATAFGWTNVTFLSAAGPALFWVIVANIWRGTAFSMLMQYSGMKTISPELYEAARVDGAGFWQQFRYITIPSLKRVTMINLILISIATLNTFDMIVPLTGGGPGRATEVIALYIYNVVFVEFSLGRGAAVAVILMLFGLALTLLYFRFFLAREDEEGAS; translated from the coding sequence ATGGCGGAAAAGCCCGCGACCTGGCTGGCGCCGCTTCTGCTCTTCATCGCTGTCTTCTACCTCTATCCGCTGATCGACGTCATCCGGCTCTCCTTCACCAATGCCGGCTCCGTCTCGCAGCCCTACGTCTACACGCTCTCCAGCTTCTCCGCCGTTCTGACGTCGCCGGATTTCGCCGCGATGCTGACGGTGACGGTGATCTTTGTCATCGCGAGCGTCGCCGGGCAGCTGATTGCCGGCCTCCTGATCGCAACCCTGCTGATCGAGGGCGAGAAGCGTCGGCTTCCCGGGGCAAGCTTCGTCCGATCCGTCGTGCTGATCGGCTGGGTTCTTCCCGGTGTCGTTATCGGCATCGTCTGGAAGCTGCTGCTCGACGAGACCGGATCGGGCATTCTCGCCTCGGTCGCCACGGCCTTCGGCTGGACCAATGTCACCTTCCTCTCGGCCGCCGGCCCGGCGCTTTTCTGGGTGATCGTCGCCAATATCTGGCGGGGCACCGCCTTCAGCATGCTGATGCAGTATTCCGGCATGAAGACGATTTCGCCCGAGCTCTACGAGGCCGCCCGCGTCGACGGCGCTGGCTTCTGGCAACAGTTCCGCTACATCACGATCCCGTCGCTGAAGCGCGTGACGATGATCAACCTGATCCTGATCTCGATCGCGACGCTCAACACCTTCGACATGATCGTGCCGTTGACCGGCGGCGGCCCTGGCCGCGCAACCGAAGTCATCGCGCTCTACATCTACAATGTCGTCTTCGTCGAGTTTTCGCTCGGTCGCGGCGCCGCGGTGGCGGTCATACTGATGCTGTTCGGCCTGGCGCTGACGCTGCTCTACTTCCGCTTCTTCCTCGCCCGCGAAGACGAGGAGGGGGCGTCATGA
- a CDS encoding carbohydrate ABC transporter permease: MSIRTEKPHVVLTIYAGYAVVLLFFLLPVLWVVSLSFRPLEELFQTTPSLWPTNPTWSSYTRVLTESSLLTYIWNSLKFALGTVVGALLIAIPSAYALSRIRFRSPQRKRAVMLGILAVQLISPLVTVLPLYRYFSTLGLINSQIAVTLVYIAVEAPFATWMLKGFFDTIPRALDDAARIDGCSRLQVLTRVLLPVMLPGLSSTAILLSIGTWGQFLIPYILLDQNELLPVGVGILEFQSTTDAVSTNLLAAAAVLSSIPAIFIFIILQRFIIGALTSGAVKG; encoded by the coding sequence ATGAGCATCCGCACCGAGAAGCCACATGTCGTCCTGACGATCTATGCCGGCTATGCCGTCGTCCTGCTGTTCTTCCTGCTGCCCGTGCTCTGGGTGGTGTCGCTGTCGTTCAGGCCGCTGGAGGAATTGTTCCAGACGACGCCGTCGCTCTGGCCGACCAACCCGACCTGGTCGAGCTATACGCGGGTCCTGACGGAGTCCTCCCTTCTCACCTACATCTGGAACTCGCTCAAGTTCGCGCTCGGCACCGTGGTGGGCGCGCTTCTGATCGCGATCCCGAGCGCTTATGCGCTGTCGCGGATCCGCTTCCGCTCGCCGCAGCGGAAGCGCGCGGTGATGCTCGGCATTCTCGCCGTCCAGCTGATCTCGCCCCTGGTCACGGTGCTGCCGCTCTACCGCTATTTCTCGACGCTCGGGCTGATCAACTCGCAGATCGCCGTGACCCTCGTCTACATCGCGGTCGAGGCGCCATTCGCGACCTGGATGCTGAAGGGTTTCTTCGACACCATCCCCCGGGCTCTCGACGACGCGGCGCGGATCGATGGCTGCTCGCGCCTTCAGGTGCTCACCCGCGTGCTGCTGCCCGTCATGCTGCCCGGCCTGTCCTCGACGGCGATCCTGCTGTCGATCGGCACCTGGGGCCAGTTCCTCATCCCCTACATCCTGCTCGATCAGAACGAGTTGCTGCCCGTCGGCGTCGGCATCCTGGAGTTCCAGTCCACCACCGATGCCGTCAGTACCAACCTGCTCGCGGCGGCCGCTGTTCTCTCGTCGATCCCGGCGATCTTCATCTTCATCATTCTGCAACGCTTCATTATCGGCGCCCTGACATCCGGCGCCGTCAAAGGCTAA
- a CDS encoding BMP family protein: MASKILMSRRGVLASGLALGAFAFLPTARAADKIKVAGIHGSPVENAWNSVLHKALQDADSEGIIEYVFSEGVSGTDYPRAMREYAEQGAKLIIGETFPVEKQAREVAADYPETAFVMGSSGKPSGDNFGVFGTWNFDGAYLAGMLAGKMTKTNIVGAVGAMPIPEVNMLINAFGAGVKSVNPDAKLLVTFIGTFFDPPKAREAGLAQIDAGADILFGERIGTADAAKERGIKSVGSLIDYTPRYPDTVFANALWNFRPILNAAIADAAAGKPTGRDYTAYGLMKEGGSDIAYVKGVAPADAEAAMEAKRAEIKAGTFEVPRVMDEPKQ, from the coding sequence ATGGCCAGCAAAATTCTGATGTCTCGGCGCGGCGTTCTTGCGTCGGGCCTCGCACTCGGCGCCTTCGCATTCCTTCCCACCGCTCGCGCCGCCGACAAGATCAAGGTCGCCGGCATCCATGGCTCGCCGGTCGAGAATGCCTGGAATTCGGTGCTGCACAAGGCACTCCAGGATGCGGATTCGGAGGGGATCATCGAATACGTCTTCTCCGAAGGCGTTTCCGGCACCGACTATCCCCGCGCCATGCGCGAATATGCGGAACAGGGCGCGAAGCTGATCATCGGCGAGACCTTCCCGGTCGAGAAGCAGGCCCGCGAAGTGGCCGCCGACTATCCGGAAACCGCCTTCGTCATGGGTTCGAGCGGCAAGCCGTCGGGCGACAATTTCGGCGTGTTCGGCACCTGGAATTTCGACGGCGCCTACCTCGCCGGCATGCTGGCCGGCAAGATGACGAAGACCAACATCGTCGGCGCCGTCGGCGCCATGCCGATCCCGGAAGTCAACATGCTGATCAACGCCTTCGGCGCGGGCGTTAAGTCGGTGAATCCGGACGCCAAGCTCCTGGTGACCTTCATCGGCACCTTCTTCGATCCGCCCAAGGCGCGCGAAGCCGGCCTTGCCCAGATCGACGCCGGCGCCGACATCCTGTTCGGCGAGCGCATCGGCACGGCGGACGCGGCCAAGGAGCGCGGCATCAAGTCGGTCGGCTCGCTCATCGACTACACGCCGCGTTACCCGGATACGGTCTTCGCCAACGCGCTCTGGAATTTCCGTCCGATCCTCAACGCCGCCATCGCCGACGCCGCTGCCGGCAAGCCGACCGGCCGCGATTATACGGCCTACGGCTTGATGAAAGAGGGCGGCAGCGACATCGCCTACGTCAAGGGCGTGGCGCCGGCGGATGCCGAGGCGGCCATGGAAGCCAAGCGCGCCGAGATCAAGGCCGGTACGTTCGAAGTGCCGAGGGTCATGGACGAGCCCAAGCAATAG
- a CDS encoding GlxA family transcriptional regulator, with product MRTIGIVLSPNFQLLSLSVMTGFEIANTLRGEREYELRYLSEHGGPVVSSTSLPVVTEAFSGSYCDTLIVPGGMAPEKASPGLLAYLREAATISRRVAATCMGAFIVAEAGLLDGKRATTHWAFARAFQKEYPAIKVEEDRIFITQGNIWTSAGMTAGLDLALALIEQDLGSDLSKAVAKNLVVHHRRSGGQSQFSALLELSPKSDRIQTALMYARTHLRNELSVEELADAARLSPRQFSRLFSAETGQSPAKAVELLRLEAARDMIERGSHAIETVVREAGFGDRERMRRAFLRVYGQPPQVVRRQAQLSREDVV from the coding sequence ATGCGCACGATCGGAATTGTCCTGAGCCCGAACTTCCAGCTCCTGAGCCTTTCGGTCATGACGGGGTTCGAAATCGCCAACACGCTGCGTGGCGAGCGGGAGTACGAGCTGCGCTATTTGTCGGAGCATGGCGGCCCGGTCGTCAGTTCGACGTCGCTCCCCGTCGTCACCGAGGCCTTCAGCGGTTCCTACTGCGATACGTTGATCGTGCCGGGCGGAATGGCGCCGGAAAAGGCCAGTCCGGGACTGCTCGCCTATCTGCGGGAGGCCGCAACGATATCGCGCCGCGTGGCGGCGACCTGCATGGGGGCCTTTATCGTCGCGGAGGCCGGCTTGCTCGATGGCAAACGCGCGACGACGCACTGGGCATTTGCGCGCGCCTTCCAGAAGGAATACCCGGCGATCAAGGTCGAGGAAGACCGCATCTTCATCACACAGGGCAATATCTGGACTTCGGCCGGCATGACGGCGGGACTGGATCTGGCCCTGGCCCTGATCGAGCAGGATCTCGGATCGGATTTGTCGAAGGCCGTTGCGAAAAACCTGGTCGTGCACCATCGCCGCAGCGGCGGGCAGTCGCAGTTCTCGGCGCTTCTGGAGCTCTCGCCAAAATCGGACCGCATCCAGACGGCCCTGATGTATGCGCGCACGCATCTGCGGAACGAGCTGTCGGTCGAGGAGCTCGCGGATGCGGCCCGCCTGAGCCCCAGGCAGTTCAGTCGGCTCTTCAGCGCCGAGACCGGCCAGTCGCCGGCGAAGGCCGTCGAGCTCCTGCGCCTGGAAGCAGCCCGCGACATGATCGAGCGAGGAAGCCACGCCATCGAAACGGTGGTGCGGGAGGCCGGCTTTGGCGACCGCGAACGGATGCGCCGGGCCTTCCTGCGCGTCTACGGCCAACCGCCCCAGGTCGTTCGGCGTCAGGCCCAGTTGTCGAGAGAGGACGTCGTCTGA